In Arachis hypogaea cultivar Tifrunner chromosome 17, arahy.Tifrunner.gnm2.J5K5, whole genome shotgun sequence, a single window of DNA contains:
- the LOC140180691 gene encoding uncharacterized protein has protein sequence MAAELEKTIVGDKPHSSGGDEKKTHSPYDLNASDNPENIITQVQLRGENYDEWARAVKISLRVRRKWEFIDGTHTEPGKDAPELEDWWTVQSMIVLWILNTIEPSLQTTVAYAENAKTLWEDIKERFSVVNGPRIQQLKADLTRCKQEGAFMAAYYGKLKILWDELTNCDQIPKCTYGACKCSIGS, from the coding sequence ATGGCGGCAGAGTTAGAGAAGACCATCGTCGGAGACAAACCACACTCCTCAGGAGGAGACGAGAAGAAGACTCACTCACCGTACGACCTCAACGCGAGTGATAACCCAGAAAACATAATCACGCAGGTGCAATTGCGTGGGGAAAATTATGACGAATGGGCGAGGGCTGTGAAGATTTCTCTTCGAGTTCGGAGAAAGTGGGAATTCATTGACGGGACTCACACAGAACCAGGAAAGGATGCACCTGAACTTGAAGATTGGTGGACGGTCCAATCCATGATTGTTTTGTGGATTTTGAATACGATCGAGCCAAGCTTGCAGACTACCGTGGCTTATGCAGAGAATGCGAAGACGCTGTGGGAGGACATCAAAGAACGCTTCTCTGTTGTGAATGGACCTCGAATACAGCAGTTGAAAGCAGATTTGACAAGGTGTAAGCAAGAAGGTGCGTTCATGGCTGCGTACTATGGAAAGTTGAAAATACTTTGGGATGAACTTACAAATTGTGACCAGATTCCCAAATGCACCTATGGTGCGTGCAAGTGTTCAATTGGCTCTTAA